Proteins encoded together in one Ipomoea triloba cultivar NCNSP0323 chromosome 4, ASM357664v1 window:
- the LOC116015130 gene encoding serine/threonine-protein kinase 19 isoform X1 yields MEDTALSRSSGSRKRQREPDSGDSDQSLSLEDNLTFSDTMVALRIMRAQFPHIEKVSIQPFVLQSQLYSSVKDRTQVDRELESLKREKALRVFKLNTGQDDHAIMLIDDYLSQIERVIKRMEEKKQDDLPVFEWFKTHVISSKLDPSIGHDELCSLLSLGGKVKEEHVSLLINAGLLTRQLIDPNMYWFAIPNVGPVLKGLSQGRKELLSLLNRRKFKEMMMATLEKKRLRLSPLDMRFHLRDLIGSGHLRTVEAPSGLIVKVAKD; encoded by the exons ATGGAGGACACGGCATTATCACGCTCATCGGGGAGTCGAAAACGCCAACGCGAGCCTGATTCCGGCGATTCCGATCAATCTCTTTCACTCG AGGATAATTTGACATTTAGCGATACTATGGTGGCTCTTCGCATAATGCGTGCTCAGTTCCCGCACATTGAAAAG GTTTCAATTCAGCCTTTTGTTTTGCAATCACAGTTGTATAGCAGTGTAAAAGACAGGACACAAGTAGATAGGGAATTGGAG TCATTGAAGAGGGAGAAAGCTTTACGCGTTTTTAAGTTGAATACTGGACAAGATGATCATGCTATTATGCTCATAGATGACTATTTAAGTCAG ATTGAACGTGTTATTAAGAGAATGGAAGAAAAGAAGCAAGATGATCTTCCAGTTTTTGAATGGTTCAAGACACATGTCATTTCTTCAAAGTTGGATCCTAGTATTGGGCATGATGAACTT TGCTCTCTTCTCTCGCTGGGAGGCAAGGTGAAAGAGGAACATGTCTCCCTCTTGATTAATGCTGGCCTTCTT ACTCGCCAGCTTATTGATCCAAACATGTACTGGTTTGCAATTCCAAATGTTGGACCGGTGCTCAAGGGCCTTTCACAG GGAAGAAAGGAGCTTTTATCTTTACTCAACCGAAGAAAATTCAAAGAGATGATGATGGCCACTCTGGAAAAGAAACGCCTTCGACTTTCTCCCCTAGATATGAGATTTCATCTCCGCGATTTGATTGGATCTGGTCATCTCCGAACTGTTGAGGCACCTAGTGGCCTAATTGTCAAGGTCGCGAAAGATTGA
- the LOC116015130 gene encoding serine/threonine-protein kinase 19 isoform X2, whose protein sequence is MEDTALSRSSGSRKRQREPDSGDSDQSLSLEDNLTFSDTMVALRIMRAQFPHIEKVSIQPFVLQSQLYSSVKDRTQVDRELESLKREKALRVFKLNTGQDDHAIMLIDDYLSQRMEEKKQDDLPVFEWFKTHVISSKLDPSIGHDELCSLLSLGGKVKEEHVSLLINAGLLTRQLIDPNMYWFAIPNVGPVLKGLSQGRKELLSLLNRRKFKEMMMATLEKKRLRLSPLDMRFHLRDLIGSGHLRTVEAPSGLIVKVAKD, encoded by the exons ATGGAGGACACGGCATTATCACGCTCATCGGGGAGTCGAAAACGCCAACGCGAGCCTGATTCCGGCGATTCCGATCAATCTCTTTCACTCG AGGATAATTTGACATTTAGCGATACTATGGTGGCTCTTCGCATAATGCGTGCTCAGTTCCCGCACATTGAAAAG GTTTCAATTCAGCCTTTTGTTTTGCAATCACAGTTGTATAGCAGTGTAAAAGACAGGACACAAGTAGATAGGGAATTGGAG TCATTGAAGAGGGAGAAAGCTTTACGCGTTTTTAAGTTGAATACTGGACAAGATGATCATGCTATTATGCTCATAGATGACTATTTAAGTCAG AGAATGGAAGAAAAGAAGCAAGATGATCTTCCAGTTTTTGAATGGTTCAAGACACATGTCATTTCTTCAAAGTTGGATCCTAGTATTGGGCATGATGAACTT TGCTCTCTTCTCTCGCTGGGAGGCAAGGTGAAAGAGGAACATGTCTCCCTCTTGATTAATGCTGGCCTTCTT ACTCGCCAGCTTATTGATCCAAACATGTACTGGTTTGCAATTCCAAATGTTGGACCGGTGCTCAAGGGCCTTTCACAG GGAAGAAAGGAGCTTTTATCTTTACTCAACCGAAGAAAATTCAAAGAGATGATGATGGCCACTCTGGAAAAGAAACGCCTTCGACTTTCTCCCCTAGATATGAGATTTCATCTCCGCGATTTGATTGGATCTGGTCATCTCCGAACTGTTGAGGCACCTAGTGGCCTAATTGTCAAGGTCGCGAAAGATTGA